In Oncorhynchus keta strain PuntledgeMale-10-30-2019 chromosome 19, Oket_V2, whole genome shotgun sequence, a single genomic region encodes these proteins:
- the gja4 gene encoding gap junction protein alpha 4: MSRADWSFLEQLLEEGQEYSTGVGRVWLTVLFLFRMLVLGTAAESAWDDEQDDFVCNTKQPGCTAVCYDKAFPISHYRYFVLQVIFVSTPTIFYFGYVAMRAAKEGKKEEEEEERTEEGGAGEGRERGGVKKKREVRKGDEIELVEEKGGRKVLKALPEAPKLKGRLLCAYAASILLKVLLEVGFIVGLWYLYGFVIPARFECVRDPCPHTVDCFVSRPTEKTIFTIYTQTIAGVSLLLNLAELLYLLQLAITHHLEQRYAQEQYTFPGIAGVRVQPGAPRLEMEMQQVSPYQEKGHLYLPMGEAGYAKPSESYLDLGEAGYTKPSESYLVLESRAGMDPGGDILPSYLNCLGAIRTTHSSGRAHHKKYSTQHTHSKGAQKGHSNKHTKHYV, from the coding sequence ATGTCCAGAGCTGATTGGTCCTTCCTGGAGCAGCTGTTGGAGGAGGGGCAGGAGTATAGCACCGGGGTGGGCCGTGTCTGGCTCACTGTCCTCTTCCTGTTCCGCATGCTGGTCCTGGGCACCGCCGCAGAGTCAGCCTGGGACGACGAACAGGACGACTTCGTCTGTAACACCAAGCAACCTGGATGTACCGCCGTGTGTTACGACAAAGCATTCCCCATATCACATTACCGCTATTTTGTCCTTCAGGTGATTTTTGTTTCCACGCCGACTATTTTTTACTTCGGATACGTGGCCATGAGGGCTGCAAAGGAGgggaaaaaggaggaagaggaggaggagaggacggaggagggTGGGGCTGGTGAGGgacgagagaggggaggagtaaaGAAGAAGAGGGAGGTGAGAAAGGGGGATGAGATAGAACTagtggaggagaaaggagggagaaaggtgTTGAAAGCTCTCCCAGAGGCTCCTAAGCTGAAGGGCCGTCTCCTCTGTGCCTACGCCGCCAGCATCCTCCTCAAGGTCCTCCTGGAGGTCGGCTTCATCGTGGGGCTATGGTACCTCTACGGCTTCGTGATCCCGGCCCGGTTCGAGTGTGTCCGGGACCCCTGTCCTCACACGGTGGACTGCTTCGTCTCCAGACCCACGGAGAAGACCATCTTCACCATCTACACCCAGACCATCGCTggagtctctctccttctcaacctAGCAGagctcctctacctcctccagctGGCCATCACCCACCACCTAGAACAACGCTATGCCCAGGAGCAGTACACCTTTCCTGGCATAGCCGGGGTCCGAGTCCAGCCTGGTGCTCCTCGCCTGGAGATGGAGATGCAGCAAGTTTCGCCTTACCAGGAGAAGGGCCATCTGTATTTACCCATGGGGGAGGCCGGCTACGCCAAGCCCAGTGAGAGTTATCTGGACCTGGGGGAGGCCGGCTACACCAAGCCCAGTGAGAGTTATCTGGTCCTGGAGTCCAGAGCAGGGATGGATCCTGGTGGTGACATTCTCCCCAGTTATTTGAATTGTTTGGGGGCGATAAGGACTACACACTCTTCAGGGAGAGCTCACCATAAGAaatacagcacacaacacacacacagtaagggtGCCCAGAAGGGACACAGTAACAAACATACTAAGCATTATGTATGA